Genomic DNA from Enoplosus armatus isolate fEnoArm2 chromosome 7, fEnoArm2.hap1, whole genome shotgun sequence:
GATTTTTGGGTGAGTTTGAGTGATTGTGTCgatgaaacaccagattatgttCAAACCATTTTCAAGGATtatattcaaattcaagcatATTCTTAACCTTGAAAACATAACTGTTACAATTAAGAATTTTCCAAACTTTCACGACTTTGTACGAACCCCGTAAAGACATTCACCTTCACTGAACACTGTAACCCTGACAACCTCACAAGCACACACCTACACTCCACCTTTGACgaatcagcagcagtttgaaactgaaaacaatctgttggtgtggagttagagaggagtgagctgaccagacctctgtagctgcCGGAGGCTCCAGgttacattagctgctactagcataacacatcACAATCTACCACCCAACTGTCAGAGGAAGAGATGCATTGTGGGCAATGTAGGCACCAGGAtttgaagaggaagaagaatgaaaataaaactggggatatctctggttctgctgcatcgagtTTGATcctttgttttaaactgtccGTTGTGAGTCTGACGGAGTTACAGGAGTCACATGATGAATCTGTGGAGGACTCTTTTAAACCAACCAGGTTCTGTTCTCACCTGAGCCTGCAGGAGGCGAAGCTGTCGGTCctgatggaggaggagctggtaGGTATCAGACGGTATGACTCCTCCCACCTGATCACCGCACTGATTCACAACGGAGGGATGGGGGATCAAGGGGGGGGGTACAGGGTCTGCTGCTGGACAGGAGGGGTGAGGGGCAGGAGAGTCACCACATTGCGGGACAGCAGGAAGGTGGATGCAAGgacggggaggaggggggaggagggttgagggaagaggaggagcagagagatgagTGGAGGGAGGAGTGTGGTGGTGGCTggggagaggagctgagggGGGAGGAGCAGTACGGTGATAGGAGGACAGAGGAGTACCGTGGGTGGAGGAAGGGGGAACAGTAGGAGTAATTGGATTGTGGTTATGGGagtgagcaggaagaggagcagggtGGAGActggagggaggatgaggagtgtGATGgtgagaggatggaggaggagtgtTGTGATGTGAGaaagcagcaggtggaggagcagcagcaccagGGTGGAGTCCTGGAGAAGAGAAGATGGAGGTGCAGTTGTAGGTGTGGGTGGAGCAGCAGGTGCAGGACTGCTGCAGGTTGGAGTTGGGGGTGCtgtggaggtgaggaggagcaggtctgggagccgaggaggaggaggtggtgtttCCGGTTGGGGGAGCAGGAGGTTTGTGTGTGGAGCCAGGGTGTGGCCAACTGCTCTGATTGGAGgtgaagctgctgtcaatcaGCAGAGAAAGTTCAGGAACAGATGGCTGTACTCTCCGAGCCTGAAACAAGACACACTCAACAGCTGAAGGCACCTGCAGGTGAACACAGGTGACAGGTGATCAACTCAGCTGACCTGCTGCTATTGGTTGTCTATGGTGACGCTATGGTGATGTCACAGACGGACACGAAACAAgcgttctttaaaaaaaaacagaaggtgGTTTAACAAGGGAAGGGtatcattaagattttaaaCAGTACTACTACTCTCAACGATCCAGTACTTTAACAGTTCTTTTTGTTATGAACGCACCCATATTTATAGATAATGTGATGGGACAGTAgtagacggagagagagagagacagacagagagagagagagagagaaagacagacagacagagagagagagacagagagagagagacagacagagagagagagagagagagagaaagacagacagacagacagacagacagagagagagagagagagagacagacagagagagagagagagacagacagacagacagacagacagacagacagacagacagagagagagagagagagagagacagacagagagagagaaagacagacagacagacagacagacagacagacagacagagagagagagagagaaagacagacagacagagagagagacagacagacagacagagagagagaaagacagacagacagacagagagagacaggcagacagacagagagagacagacagacagacagagagagagagacagacagacagagagaaagacagacagacagagagacagacagagagagagagagagaaagacagacagacagagacagacagacagagagagaggcaggcagacagagagagagagaaagacagacagagagagacagagacagagagagacagccagagagagagacagacagccagagagagacagacagagagagagagagagagagagagagagacaggcagacagacagagagagaaagacacagagagagagagagagaaagacagacagagagagagagagagacagacagagagagagacagacagccagagagagacagagacagacagacagacagacagacagagagagagagagacagccagagagagagacagacagacagagagagagagacagacagagagagagagaaagacaggcagacagacagagacagacagacagagagacaggcaggcagacagagacagacagacagagagagagtgagagacagacagacagccagagagagagagagagagacagacagacagacagacagagagacagacagacacagagagagacaggcagacagacagagagagagagaaagacagacagacagacagacagagggagacagacagacagagcgagagagagacagacagacagagagagagagacagagtctCCTTGCTCTGAGTGAGAGACAAATGTCTTCATCTTATTGCAAATTAGAAACAGTGTTAGATAAAAAGTGCAAGATAATGTTCATAGcctaaataaataagaaatatatatctTAATCTTTCATAATTCAGCCCCGGGGCCTGTTATAGCGGGTTTCGGTACCCATCCCTAGGTTTAATTatctttatttaatattattgtatattgtcTTATTAATatacacagagaaaatgttctGGCAGTCAGCCTTTGACCAACATGGCTGACGGGCTTCATCACTCACTTCACTTTCTCTGGTCACACAAACTGTTGTCGTGACAACTGCACCAGAGTGTCTGTTAGCCttgttagcatgtagcatgtcTGTAACAGACTGACCTGCTGAGCAGGGGGATGGGGGCTCGGGGACGGTCGTGGAGACAAGTCTTCATCCTCGACTCCAGAGTCCTGATCACTGACAGAGAAACCGGCAGCTGGGGGGGCAGcactgaggacagagaggacggGTCAGGTTCACACATGAGCAGGACGGACAGAAGACAGAGGCCAAAACGGCTTCTCTGATCGGCTGAACTGAACATCATAGTAATGAGATACTGATGCCGACATGAAGCTGCTGttaaactgtcaaataaaaacatgaagcttCTCTTCACCTGCAGGCAAACTGTTAGATTTACACTCTGAGACCTTCTGTTTCAAACTCTGCAGAGACGTCAGAGCTGCTGACATCACACAGGAGGACGACATCACACTGTCCCCCACAGGAGGACGACCATGGACGCTGACTGAAAGCTCTCACCTGGCTAGCAGCTCGTCACATCTCTCAAAACACTGAGTGAGTTTTACTGTGAACATTATTTTGATCAACCACAAATCTAAAGTGTTAATGTTTGGCTTTTtcagaactaaaaaaaaaacaacttttcaaaacacagtAAGTACATTAGGAGCAGTGTCACCACACCTATCCATCATTATAAAGTTGCAACCAACACTTACGAAGCATTGCCACTCTATATCACAGTTTcactcataataataattattgttattatacttttatgaaatataatattagACCAGGTTTTTCTCTGCATGAAGGAATTTTCGGCGCCCCCAAAGAGGTTTTAGTCAGCACCAAAATGACAAGAATTGAGAATAAAAGCAGCAATTAAAATCCTCTCCGAATGTGTTTAATGGCAATTCATCAAACAACTGTTGAACAAGCAGAACATCCACTTAAATATCATATTAAAATCAACTTCTCTCTCATCCACAGCTGCTACGTTTTACTCATGCGGCTGGCACTGGATAGCTTCAAAACCACCAGTCAGGCTGTACCGGACTCTCCCGgtggttttaaaataaataaactcaccGGGAAAATGTTTAGTGAGGCAATAAATCAAATGAGAAgaagggtcattttctcatagacttctacacaacCTGACCTTTTTGCCCCCTgttggccattagaaagaatgcaggtttaaggccCAGAGGATGGTGCCTGGTGACAGACCGAGGAGGAGGGTTTCGGTAAATAttggactgttcctttaaacaCTGGTACCTGTTGAAGGAGGTCTGAGCCTCTGTGAAGAtctccgtctgtctgctgtgatcCTCTGAACCCAGCTCACACTGCAAAGTCTGACCCTCCACAGAGACCACCTGCTGATGGTACACAGGTCTTCATCAGGAGGGACACTTGAACTAATTCTCTTCAACTATATATAGCATAAAAGAAAGCAtattaaaaaaattataaaatggTGGTAACTTTATAGGTACTATAAACCCTAGTTGTCACCTGGTACAGTGTGACACACTGGGAGGCTGTCAGCAGCTGGTAGTCTAGCTGTGGTCCTGGTCTTGGTCCCCGGCACTGGAAGAACTGAGGAGCTCTGTGGGTGGAACCGAACAGAACGAGCAGGAAGCAGCGACTCTCTGACAGAACTCTGCAAcacaagaggaaagagaggctTGGCACCAGAACTGAACACCAGAATTGACTCTGAAGAATGAACAGACAGCCGGCCCTCACCTGTCCTGCAGAGCGGCGCTAAACAGGAACCTCAGACACCAGGCCCACACCTGAGGGTTGTAGACGTGTGTGACTCCACTCAGCCATCTGTCACATGACAGGAAGTACAGTTAACAAACAATACTATGACAGTTGAATATAAGTGTTTTGGTACATTTAAGGTAGGTCTGTAACGTTAATGTCAATCACACAGTGATCCAACTGCACTGAACATCACAgggacagaaacaaacatccatGATTGTTATAAAATGAATCAGCAGTCTGACTTACAGTCCGACCAGCGGCAGGTTGGAGGCTTTAGGATCAgactccagcagcaggaggagctttCTGGTCTGATCCATGGTCAGaaacctgcaacacaaacacagcagttaaAGTGACCAGGCTCCATCAGAAGAGACCGGACTCATCTTGGAGAGGAACTCGTTCTCACCCTCTCTGTTGGTTGGTGGCGTGCGGCGGCGGTCTGTTGATGCTGGTCAGACTCCTCAGCAGAGCTGTGGGGATGACGGGAACGGCTCGGACCGGCTGAACATCCACACtgacggacggacagacggCCGACCAGCTGAGACTGAACGCTGCGGCGTCAGACTGCTGAGAGCAGACAACACGACCTCGGACCTTTATCAGCTGAGACAGATCCAGggtctgtctgctgctcacaaactgctgcaacacctgagacagacagatctGCAGGTAGGTTCTGTACAACTGTGCTAACATTACAGAGCTGCTTTTGTACTGAACTATGACTTCAACTCAATTAATTCATGTGAGCATGAGATTTAAAACTACAGTTTTAACTCGTGGAAACACATACATTTAGCTCACAGTGAGTAAGGTGTTAGACTAAAACCAAGACTACAGCATCATGTTCtccaggacaaaaaaacaaaaagctgagaAAAATCAGCTGTTGGTGACATAAATGAgatgttgccatgacaacagagctACTGAACATCATTACTCCAGAATCTCcagaagagaaaacaagcagTCCAAACGGACCAATCACAGCTCTTGTTGTGTCCACCTGGTATCTCCGCAGGTGAGACATGTTGTAACATAAAGGAGATGGACGTCACCTGCTGTGTGGCTTAGCTACGTTCATGCAGGAGAACTACAGACATCAACAAACTGGTGGTAAAATGTGACAGTTACAtctaaatcaaatgaaatattaaaggggacctattatgcacatttcagctctatatatttattctggaactccactagagcagctttgcacaattcacagttcaaataagtCCTGATTCATCTTATGCTGGGCCTCTAAGCATTTATcgagtttcctgatggacaaaTAGCTTTAAAGTAACCACTAAATGTAGCTGccattagctagttagccgCACAGCTAGCGGtcctgttagcttagctgatGGGGAGTTTGGAGTacaggggagtgttggtgtttacaccacTAgtacaggagctttggaccgccaggaggaggaggtttacaGGCCCGAGCTACAATGTCACAGTCTGGGCAGAGTCAGCTAGCTAATAGGACCGCTGGCTtcacagctaactagctaacggcaACTACAGTTAGCAGTATTTAccactttagcaacaagtaaagccatctgtccatcaagaaactgaCCAACTTtctttgagacaaactgaacaacctgcAAACAGctgaagagtcgtcctgagcagagcagcagaataactcagacagactgggCGGGTGGACGAGGCGTCCCTCTTCTTTGTCtgcgtgctgtcactgctgtgtctggagctgatgaccatataaggacatccgtgccaATCTGACCTGATTTGTACCTGTCAAACTCACCTTGAAGCAGTGATGTAGCTCAGCCTCTGATTGGACGCCAGCGTCGGGCATTGTCTCCGTCTGTGTGGAGAACAAACAGGGAACCAGGACGTCTccaggcagcagagcagagggaaCCCTTCCTGGGGCTCCGGCCTGGTCCCGACCCGGATCGAACCGGTCCAGAGTCACAGTGACCCCCTCGTCATCTGgaccacagcagcacacacgGGACAGAGGACAGGAGTTAATACGAGTGTATGCTGAAGGGCTGTCTGCTGTGGGTAACTGGACCAATCAGTGTCCAGGACAAGATGgaggtgacctctgacctgcgtCCACAGACACTGATCCCAGGAAGAAACAGTGGAGGTGGGGCTTGTTGCTGTGACGGGCATGACGTTGAGCCAGACGCAAAGCTTTCTCCATCAGCACCAACCGAGGCTTCctgcagaaatacacacaccacaacaacagaTGTTCAGTTACAGCGTAGCTACGTAGCCACCAAAGCTACACTGCATCTGACGTGTTCCTCCTCCAACATACAAGTACAAGACCTGTGACTGCTCATGTTTTTCCCACAACAGTGTTggcaaatcagaatcagaaactgtttattgccaaataacatacattacaaggaatttgccaagtaacatacatcgACAGCACATGGGACTGATACGAATTCCTCGCCAGCATATTGCCAGTATGTGGACTCTCTGATCACTCTCATTGATGagtagggctgggtatcattAGGATTTTATTGATACTTCTCATCACTACCGTCACAgcggagaaagagggaagaaagagggagaccacacaagatttaaagtaatttaaacaatgttttaattgaaaggaagaaaaaggcaAAGGTAATAAATGAATCTGTAGTCTGCAAGTCAGTGGTGAATGCaatgctgaatgtatgtgtaatgttgtaaaggcaaaaccaag
This window encodes:
- the stil gene encoding SCL-interrupting locus protein homolog, giving the protein MSCPANLQALPSGVFEAVFTPENMRGRTSMNLNLSFPKSRSALWDGNPAGEKLRLQLCSHRKPRLVLMEKALRLAQRHARHSNKPHLHCFFLGSVSVDADDEGVTVTLDRFDPGRDQAGAPGRVPSALLPGDVLVPCLFSTQTETMPDAGVQSEAELHHCFKVLQQFVSSRQTLDLSQLIKVRGRVVCSQQSDAAAFSLSWSAVCPSVSVDVQPVRAVPVIPTALLRSLTSINRPPPHATNQQRGFLTMDQTRKLLLLLESDPKASNLPLVGLWLSGVTHVYNPQVWAWCLRFLFSAALQDRVLSESRCFLLVLFGSTHRAPQFFQCRGPRPGPQLDYQLLTASQCVTLYQVVSVEGQTLQCELGSEDHSRQTEIFTEAQTSFNSAAPPAAGFSVSDQDSGVEDEDLSPRPSPSPHPPAQQARRVQPSVPELSLLIDSSFTSNQSSWPHPGSTHKPPAPPTGNTTSSSSAPRPAPPHLHSTPNSNLQQSCTCCSTHTYNCTSIFSSPGLHPGAAAPPPAAFSHHNTPPPSSHHHTPHPPSSLHPAPLPAHSHNHNPITPTVPPSSTHGTPLSSYHRTAPPPSAPLPSHHHTPPSTHLSAPPLPSTLLPPPPRPCIHLPAVPQCGDSPAPHPSCPAADPVPPPLIPHPSVVNQCGDQVGGVIPSDTYQLLLHQDRQLRLLQAQVQMLLEVQGKLQSSSRQVDTQTPRNTASVAVGTGASLFWGDPVQPVPHQEAQALPPSSPSPPSSPTPFPLSSPSPSSSCRPPSHADLYIIRPVGGAEDNDITGQEATCSLSGQHSGLQSPVLGESVSMYRPADDQQSFYHDLMNQLTSRLQESDSRQEVEEESRRRSLSVVPGRSQSSLWSRRKQQSCGGDPVVSATVRQLQQLGVDVDEDDLTESDRRKHQTVESSSTLASINPAAVLSRLSVSEPTASSLFPGGSVDLSLEANAIALRYLSDSQLSRLSLGGHASRPVSTSSNDSLMSPSNMSLATRKYMRRYGLIEEEEEEEEAAAAHQPLSEALNVHLLPQSQLIRDLRPKMQLLASCTTPNTADKENCSSRRPSLVRASSLQTEGSVGNILDLSRLRQLPKLF